A part of Caldisericia bacterium genomic DNA contains:
- a CDS encoding threonine synthase, translating to MVKPNLKCSECGRVYREEDKKVICDCGGSLDLEFNPKFKIETIDKNKYGLWRYRKFLPIRDEKNLVSFNEGFTPIIKLNIEDNEIYFKLDFLFPTGSFKDRGSTVLISKVKELGVKRVVEDSSGNAGASIASYCALGGIECDIFVPNSASKNKIKQIEIFGANLHILPFSREEVHIKAKEYAKNFYYASHFLNPYFIQGTKTIIYEIFEQLEFSLPDSLIIPVGNGSLLLGIYRGFKDLKESGLINKYPKIICVQSENCAPIYEAYKKKSIKIDKFNKKYTIAEGIAIAEPLRGKEILKVIYETQGEVLIAKEEEIILAQTELSKRGIFVEPTSAVQYLGLKKYIKRLKKKENIVCILTGSGLKSL from the coding sequence ATGGTGAAACCAAATCTTAAATGTTCAGAATGTGGAAGAGTTTATAGAGAAGAGGATAAAAAGGTTATATGTGATTGTGGTGGTTCTTTAGATTTAGAATTTAATCCTAAGTTCAAAATAGAAACCATTGATAAAAATAAATATGGTCTTTGGAGATATAGAAAATTTTTACCAATCAGGGATGAGAAAAATTTAGTTTCTTTTAATGAAGGTTTTACACCAATAATTAAATTAAATATTGAAGATAATGAAATTTATTTTAAACTTGATTTTTTATTTCCAACTGGATCTTTTAAAGATAGAGGGTCTACTGTTTTAATAAGTAAGGTTAAAGAACTTGGAGTAAAAAGAGTTGTGGAAGATTCATCTGGAAATGCTGGTGCATCTATTGCTTCATATTGTGCTTTAGGAGGTATTGAATGTGATATATTTGTTCCTAATAGTGCATCTAAAAATAAGATTAAACAAATAGAAATATTTGGTGCTAATTTACATATTTTACCTTTTTCAAGAGAAGAGGTTCATATTAAAGCAAAAGAGTATGCCAAAAATTTTTATTATGCAAGTCATTTTTTAAACCCATATTTTATTCAGGGAACAAAAACAATTATTTATGAAATTTTTGAACAATTAGAATTTTCTTTGCCCGATTCTTTAATAATACCAGTTGGAAATGGTTCGCTTCTTTTAGGTATTTATAGAGGTTTTAAAGATTTAAAAGAAAGCGGTTTAATAAATAAATATCCAAAAATAATTTGTGTTCAATCTGAAAATTGCGCACCTATTTATGAAGCTTATAAAAAGAAAAGTATTAAAATAGATAAATTTAATAAAAAGTATACAATTGCAGAAGGAATTGCTATAGCAGAACCTTTAAGAGGGAAAGAGATTTTAAAAGTAATCTATGAAACACAAGGAGAAGTGTTGATTGCAAAAGAAGAAGAGATTATATTAGCTCAAACTGAACTTTCAAAAAGGGGAATTTTCGTTGAACCAACATCAGCAGTTCAATATTTAGGATTAAAAAAATATATAAAAAGATTAAAGAAAAAAGAGAATATAGTGTGTATTTTAACAGGGAGTGGTTTAAAATCTTTATAA